Proteins found in one Amycolatopsis aidingensis genomic segment:
- a CDS encoding PLP-dependent cysteine synthase family protein codes for MICDSVLDTIGDTPVVRLRRMSVGNGAEILIKLESFNPGGSIKDRAVLSMITHAELDGRLQPGGTIIESTSGNVGKALALIGVARGYRVVLVVDPKAPPSMLRYASALGAELDLVDTPDEHGWYQGPRIERVQQLLAETPRSFWPDQYNNLDNPRAHAEQTARELLSEIPRFDALVTAVGTGGHISGISRTVKRALPEVVTVGVDAECSATFGYPFSQWATPGPSRIRGLGLQWQPRCLDLDVVDRVHLVADHEGIATTRLLASSEGLLVGESAGAAVFGALHHAHHHPGSRIVVLAPDDGVNYLEETFDDDWLRSKGLLERIEEAGLRTVDRLVALARQPSTAAVARTPELTGDLAGSR; via the coding sequence ATGATTTGCGACAGCGTCCTCGACACGATCGGCGATACGCCGGTGGTCCGGCTACGCCGAATGTCGGTCGGAAACGGGGCGGAGATCCTGATCAAGCTGGAGTCGTTCAACCCGGGCGGAAGTATCAAGGACCGCGCCGTGCTGTCCATGATCACCCACGCGGAGCTGGACGGCAGGCTGCAACCGGGTGGCACGATCATCGAGTCGACCTCGGGTAACGTCGGCAAGGCGCTGGCGCTGATCGGGGTGGCCCGCGGATACCGGGTCGTCCTCGTGGTCGATCCGAAGGCACCGCCGTCGATGCTGCGCTACGCCTCGGCGCTCGGCGCTGAGCTCGACCTGGTGGACACCCCGGACGAGCACGGCTGGTACCAGGGACCGCGGATCGAGCGGGTCCAGCAGTTGCTCGCCGAGACGCCCCGGTCGTTCTGGCCGGATCAGTACAACAACCTGGACAATCCCCGCGCGCACGCGGAGCAGACCGCGCGCGAGCTGCTCAGCGAGATCCCCCGGTTCGACGCCCTGGTCACCGCGGTCGGCACCGGCGGGCACATCAGCGGGATCTCCCGGACGGTGAAACGCGCGCTCCCCGAGGTCGTCACCGTCGGGGTGGACGCCGAATGCTCGGCGACCTTCGGCTACCCGTTCTCCCAGTGGGCGACGCCGGGACCGAGCCGGATCAGGGGACTCGGGCTGCAGTGGCAGCCGCGGTGCCTCGATCTCGATGTGGTGGACCGGGTACACCTGGTCGCCGACCACGAGGGCATCGCGACGACCCGGCTGCTGGCCAGCAGCGAGGGGCTGCTGGTCGGCGAGTCGGCAGGGGCGGCGGTGTTCGGCGCCCTGCACCACGCGCATCACCACCCTGGCAGCCGGATCGTGGTGCTGGCCCCGGACGACGGGGTCAACTACCTGGAGGAGACCTTCGACGACGACTGGCTACGGAGCAAGGGGCTGCTGGAGCGGATCGAGGAAGCCGGGCTACGGACCGTCGACCGCCTGGTCGCGCTGGCCCGGCAGCCGAGCACCGCCGCGGTGGCGCGCACCCCCGAGCTCACCGGAGACCTCGCCGGAAGCAGGTGA
- a CDS encoding asparagine synthetase B family protein produces the protein MSGIAGWIDFSRDLTLNRPIVRTLTATLAPRGPDEEAVWTSAPAALGYRGLRTEQAQGRQPFVLEVGGRQVAACLAGAPTGLPELRQRLHSFDSAIGADTPQAELATKAYLRWGTDFIPALSGAFALAVWDERAMELVLARGPMGGQPLYYTETGTGLVFGSERKTLLAHPEVRPVVDLEGLREVVAHALPPGPLFSGFGEVEPAQIARFGRAGWDRRRYWTLRTEPHTDDLPTTIATIRSMLEESTRKTLPADPGALTVMLSGGIDSSSVAALTAAQLRRTGGGAPRTCTIDYQDSEFRPDVMRSSEDAPFARMVAEHIGAEHSVVPLAATDTLSPTVRLGIMRALDGPTRIYDMDSAQHLFLQHVAAQGNKVILTGFGGDNAFLGANWSNDRELVDSGTFPWVALAQRHGAMNGFGTGLLSKELLGKLDLPAYYRDAYAEITGRVEHLPGADEWQRKMRTVSYLVLTLFRSDYAMFAAAGLQARSPISDPELLQYAYNIPAEMQAHRGIEKGLLRAAVADLLPPEVVDRPRSATPVSHDPGYPRRLHEEFVRVLADQEAPVRPLIDTEAADQIAREPAVAAGNRMTRADMELVLQLNLWLEEYRVRLAL, from the coding sequence ATGTCCGGTATCGCCGGCTGGATCGACTTCTCCCGCGACCTCACCCTGAACCGTCCGATCGTCCGGACACTGACGGCAACCCTGGCACCACGGGGGCCGGACGAGGAAGCGGTCTGGACCTCGGCGCCCGCGGCGCTGGGGTATCGCGGGCTGCGCACGGAACAGGCGCAAGGGCGGCAGCCGTTCGTGCTGGAGGTCGGCGGGCGGCAGGTAGCCGCCTGCCTTGCCGGGGCGCCAACCGGGTTGCCGGAGCTACGGCAGCGGCTGCACTCCTTCGACTCCGCCATCGGCGCGGACACCCCGCAGGCCGAGCTGGCCACGAAGGCGTACCTGCGCTGGGGCACCGACTTCATTCCCGCGCTGTCCGGGGCGTTCGCGCTGGCGGTGTGGGACGAGCGGGCCATGGAACTGGTGCTGGCTCGGGGCCCGATGGGCGGCCAGCCGCTGTACTACACCGAGACCGGCACCGGACTGGTCTTCGGATCGGAACGCAAGACCCTGCTCGCGCATCCCGAGGTGCGGCCGGTGGTGGACCTGGAAGGGCTGCGCGAGGTGGTGGCACACGCACTGCCACCGGGGCCGCTGTTCTCCGGCTTCGGCGAGGTCGAGCCGGCCCAGATCGCGCGGTTCGGCCGCGCGGGCTGGGACCGCAGGCGGTACTGGACGCTGCGCACCGAACCGCATACCGACGACCTGCCCACCACCATCGCGACGATCCGTTCGATGCTGGAGGAAAGCACACGCAAGACCCTGCCGGCCGATCCGGGTGCGCTGACGGTCATGCTCTCCGGGGGCATCGACTCCTCCTCGGTGGCGGCGTTGACGGCGGCGCAACTGCGCCGCACCGGCGGCGGTGCACCGCGAACCTGCACGATCGACTACCAGGACAGCGAGTTCCGCCCGGATGTCATGCGCAGCAGCGAGGACGCACCGTTCGCGCGCATGGTGGCCGAGCACATCGGGGCCGAGCACAGCGTGGTGCCGCTGGCGGCGACCGACACCCTGAGCCCGACGGTGCGGCTGGGCATCATGCGCGCGCTGGACGGCCCGACCCGCATCTACGATATGGACTCCGCGCAGCACCTTTTCCTGCAGCACGTGGCCGCGCAGGGCAACAAGGTGATCCTGACCGGGTTCGGCGGGGACAACGCGTTCCTCGGCGCGAACTGGTCGAACGACCGCGAGCTGGTCGACTCCGGGACCTTCCCCTGGGTCGCGCTGGCACAGCGGCACGGCGCGATGAACGGTTTCGGCACCGGCCTGCTGAGCAAGGAGCTGCTCGGGAAGCTGGACCTGCCCGCCTACTACCGGGACGCCTACGCCGAGATCACCGGACGGGTGGAGCATCTGCCCGGTGCGGACGAATGGCAACGGAAGATGCGGACGGTTTCCTACCTCGTGCTGACCCTGTTCCGCAGTGACTACGCCATGTTCGCCGCCGCGGGGCTACAGGCCCGCTCCCCGATCAGCGACCCGGAGCTGCTGCAGTACGCCTACAACATCCCGGCCGAGATGCAGGCACACCGCGGCATCGAGAAGGGGCTGCTGCGGGCCGCGGTGGCGGACCTGCTCCCGCCGGAGGTGGTGGACCGGCCGCGCAGTGCGACACCGGTGAGTCACGATCCCGGCTACCCTCGGCGGTTGCACGAGGAGTTCGTGCGCGTACTGGCCGACCAGGAGGCGCCGGTGCGGCCACTGATCGACACCGAGGCCGCGGACCAGATCGCAAGGGAACCGGCCGTGGCGGCCGGGAACCGGATGACCAGAGCCGATATGGAACTGGTTCTGCAGCTCAACCTCTGGCTCGAGGAATACCGCGTCCGGCTCGCGCTGTGA
- a CDS encoding LLM class flavin-dependent oxidoreductase → MEAIVDLGVNLIPDSALPLAQEAERLGYTTALAPEGLRDAISLLGWIAGQTTDIGLLSGVCQIPARTPVLAAMSAGSLNMLSGGRFRLGLGISNAYATTNWYGQAFEQPLGRTREYVDIVRMALRGEEVRYHGRHHTLPRSPETGTGFRIADRGEVPIQLAAVGPKNLELAGEIADGWVGVFYSVEQVARALPRLAAGRALAGRTLEGFELTLTVPLAIGPDPRELAVPITRYVAHFLSLGHREENFYYRIAAEMGLGAQAALVQDRYADGDAAGAAAAVPFEFVDEIALLGPADRIAARMKAYADAGVTTLCVGPYASSVEGRLEALRVARAAIDSFAG, encoded by the coding sequence GTGGAGGCGATCGTGGACCTTGGCGTCAATCTGATCCCGGACAGCGCGCTCCCGCTCGCGCAGGAGGCGGAGCGGCTCGGCTACACCACGGCCCTTGCCCCGGAAGGGCTCAGGGACGCCATCAGCCTGCTCGGCTGGATCGCCGGGCAGACAACGGATATCGGGCTGCTGTCCGGGGTCTGCCAGATCCCGGCCCGGACCCCGGTACTGGCCGCGATGAGCGCGGGCAGCCTGAACATGTTGTCCGGCGGCAGGTTCCGCCTCGGGCTGGGGATCTCCAACGCCTATGCCACCACCAACTGGTACGGCCAGGCCTTCGAGCAGCCACTGGGCCGTACCCGGGAGTACGTCGACATAGTACGGATGGCACTGCGCGGCGAGGAGGTCCGCTACCATGGGCGGCATCACACCCTCCCGCGCTCGCCGGAGACCGGCACCGGGTTCCGGATCGCGGACCGGGGCGAGGTGCCCATCCAGCTCGCCGCGGTCGGGCCGAAGAACCTCGAACTGGCGGGCGAGATCGCCGACGGCTGGGTGGGCGTGTTCTACTCCGTCGAGCAGGTCGCCAGGGCCCTGCCCCGGCTGGCCGCAGGGCGCGCGCTGGCCGGCCGCACGCTGGAGGGCTTCGAGCTCACGCTGACCGTACCGCTGGCCATCGGACCGGATCCGCGCGAGCTGGCCGTGCCGATCACCCGGTACGTCGCGCACTTCCTCAGCCTCGGCCACCGCGAGGAGAACTTCTACTACCGGATCGCGGCGGAGATGGGACTGGGCGCCCAGGCCGCGCTGGTCCAGGATCGCTATGCCGATGGCGATGCCGCGGGCGCGGCGGCCGCGGTTCCGTTCGAGTTCGTGGACGAGATCGCACTGCTGGGTCCCGCCGACCGGATCGCCGCCAGGATGAAGGCCTACGCCGACGCGGGCGTCACCACCCTGTGCGTCGGCCCTTACGCGTCCTCAGTGGAGGGTCGGCTGGAGGCGCTACGAGTGGCGCGGGCCGCCATCGACTCGTTCGCAGGCTGA